Proteins co-encoded in one Streptomyces sp. JH34 genomic window:
- a CDS encoding alpha-N-arabinofuranosidase, producing the protein MTRTARFTLDPAFTVGDVDPRLFGSFVEHLGRCVYDGIFEPGHPSADEAGLRTDVLDLVRELGVTAIRYPGGNFVSGYRWEDSVGPADERPRRLDLAWRSTETNRFGLSEYIDFLRKVGPQAEPMLAVNLGTRGVQEAIQLQEYANHPSGTELSDRRVAHGDKDPFGIKLWCLGNEMDGPWQTGHKTAEEYGRLAAETARAMRQIDPSVQLVACGSSSRAMPTFAAWEATVLAETYDVVDYVSLHAYYEETDGDRDSFLASAVDMESFIESVVATCDHVGARLKSPKKINLSFDEWNVWYMSRFQKEAEENPLDWPEAPRLLEDNYSVTDAVVFGSLLIALLRHADRVTVACLAQLVNVIAPIMTEPGGPAWRQTTFFPFAQAARYGRGQVLDVRVDSPTYGTAKYGETDLLHATAVRDPETGAVTVFAVNRSQDAALPLEVALTGMDLDRVVEHLVVADADPEARNTLAEPERVVPHAAEGTELSGGTLKAVLEPLSWNVIRLV; encoded by the coding sequence ATGACCCGCACCGCGCGCTTCACCCTCGACCCGGCCTTCACCGTCGGCGACGTGGACCCCCGGCTCTTCGGCTCCTTCGTCGAGCACCTCGGCCGCTGCGTCTACGACGGCATCTTCGAGCCCGGCCACCCGTCGGCGGACGAGGCCGGACTGCGCACCGACGTCCTGGACCTCGTCCGCGAACTCGGCGTCACCGCGATCCGCTACCCGGGTGGCAACTTCGTCTCCGGCTACCGCTGGGAGGACAGTGTCGGCCCCGCCGACGAACGCCCCCGCCGTCTCGACCTCGCGTGGCGCTCCACCGAGACGAATCGTTTCGGCCTCTCGGAGTACATCGACTTCCTCCGGAAGGTCGGCCCGCAGGCCGAACCGATGCTCGCGGTCAACCTCGGCACCCGCGGCGTCCAGGAGGCCATCCAGCTCCAGGAGTACGCCAACCACCCGTCCGGCACCGAACTCTCCGACCGCCGCGTCGCGCACGGCGACAAGGACCCCTTCGGGATCAAGCTGTGGTGTCTGGGCAACGAGATGGACGGCCCGTGGCAGACCGGGCACAAGACCGCCGAGGAGTACGGGCGGCTCGCCGCCGAGACGGCGCGCGCGATGCGGCAGATCGATCCGTCGGTCCAGCTCGTCGCCTGCGGGTCCTCCAGCCGCGCCATGCCGACCTTCGCGGCATGGGAGGCGACGGTCCTCGCCGAGACCTACGACGTCGTCGACTACGTCTCGCTGCACGCCTACTACGAGGAGACCGACGGCGACCGCGACTCCTTCCTCGCCTCGGCCGTCGACATGGAGTCCTTCATCGAGAGCGTCGTCGCGACCTGCGACCACGTGGGGGCACGCCTCAAGTCGCCGAAGAAGATCAACCTCTCCTTCGACGAGTGGAACGTCTGGTACATGAGCCGCTTCCAGAAGGAAGCGGAGGAGAACCCGCTCGACTGGCCCGAGGCGCCCCGGCTGCTGGAGGACAACTACAGCGTCACCGACGCCGTCGTCTTCGGCAGCCTGCTCATCGCGCTGCTGCGCCACGCGGACCGGGTGACCGTCGCCTGTCTCGCCCAGCTGGTCAACGTGATCGCGCCGATCATGACCGAGCCAGGCGGGCCCGCCTGGCGTCAGACCACCTTCTTCCCCTTCGCCCAGGCCGCGCGGTACGGGCGGGGCCAGGTCCTGGACGTGCGGGTGGACTCGCCGACGTACGGGACGGCGAAGTACGGCGAGACGGACCTGCTGCACGCCACCGCCGTACGCGACCCGGAGACGGGCGCCGTCACCGTCTTCGCCGTCAACCGCAGCCAGGACGCGGCACTGCCGCTCGAAGTCGCCCTGACCGGGATGGACCTGGACCGGGTCGTCGAGCACCTGGTGGTGGCCGACGCCGACCCGGAGGCGCGGAACACCCTCGCCGAGCCCGAGCGGGTCGTGCCCCACGCCGCCGAGGGCACGGAGCTGTCCGGCGGAACGCTGAAGGCCGTGCTGGAGCCGCTGTCCTGGAACGTGATCCGGCTGGTCTGA
- a CDS encoding aldose epimerase family protein, which translates to MTFTTGTSRRTVLAATAAAGLAVAAGSPAAHASATGHTPSKELFGTLADGTKVHRWTLANGGTRLKVLSWGGVVQSLEIPDRRGRTANVSLGFGGLPDYVAKSPYFGGLIGRYGNRIAGGRFTLDGVTHQLPVNDGPNSLHGGDQGFDKRVWDVKPFTGRGDVGLVLTRTSPDGEAGYPGALAVRVVYTLTSRGEWRIDYTATTDRATVLNLTSHTYFNLAGEGSGSVDGHLLELAAARYTPVGATLIPTGELAPVARTPFDFRRSRAVGEAVRTPHEQVGYGQGIDHNYVLDKGITARPEYALTVTDPGSGRVMKMYTTEPGMQVYTGNFLDGTLTGTSGRVYRQGDAFCLESQHFPDSPNQPSFPSTVLRPGDTYRSTTVHAFSAR; encoded by the coding sequence ATGACCTTCACCACCGGAACCAGCAGACGCACCGTCCTGGCGGCCACGGCCGCCGCCGGGCTGGCCGTGGCGGCGGGCTCCCCCGCCGCGCACGCCTCCGCCACCGGACACACCCCGTCCAAGGAGCTCTTCGGCACGCTCGCCGACGGGACGAAGGTGCACCGCTGGACCCTCGCCAACGGCGGGACCCGGCTGAAGGTCCTCTCCTGGGGCGGTGTCGTCCAGTCCCTCGAGATCCCCGACCGCCGGGGCCGGACGGCGAACGTGTCGCTCGGCTTCGGCGGCCTGCCGGACTACGTGGCGAAGTCCCCGTACTTCGGCGGGCTGATCGGGCGGTACGGCAACCGGATCGCCGGGGGCCGTTTCACCCTCGACGGTGTCACGCACCAACTGCCCGTCAACGACGGCCCCAACAGCCTGCACGGCGGTGACCAGGGCTTCGACAAGCGGGTCTGGGACGTGAAGCCGTTCACCGGACGCGGTGACGTCGGGCTGGTCCTGACCCGGACCAGCCCGGACGGCGAGGCCGGCTATCCGGGCGCGCTCGCCGTCCGTGTCGTCTACACCCTCACCTCACGGGGTGAGTGGCGCATCGACTACACGGCGACCACGGACCGCGCCACGGTCCTCAACCTGACCAGCCACACCTATTTCAACCTGGCGGGCGAGGGCAGCGGCAGCGTCGACGGGCACCTGCTGGAGCTGGCGGCGGCGCGCTACACGCCGGTCGGCGCGACGCTGATCCCGACGGGAGAGCTCGCCCCTGTGGCGCGTACGCCGTTCGACTTCAGGCGGTCCCGGGCCGTCGGGGAGGCCGTCCGCACCCCGCACGAGCAGGTCGGGTACGGGCAGGGAATCGATCACAACTACGTGCTGGACAAGGGGATCACGGCCCGCCCCGAATACGCGCTGACCGTCACGGACCCCGGCTCGGGCCGGGTGATGAAGATGTACACGACGGAACCCGGCATGCAGGTCTACACGGGGAACTTCCTCGACGGCACGCTGACCGGCACCTCGGGGCGGGTCTACCGCCAGGGCGACGCGTTCTGCCTGGAGTCGCAGCACTTCCCGGACTCCCCGAACCAGCCGTCGTTCCCGTCGACGGTACTGCGCCCCGGCGACACCTACCGCTCGACGACGGTGCACGCCTTCTCGGCGCGCTGA
- the mmsB gene encoding multiple monosaccharide ABC transporter permease, which yields MSTDVTDRTPAPAPPGKSKAASGDGLLQLVLDGMRRNMRQYGMLMALGLIVVLFAVWSDGDLLLPRNVSNLVLQNSYILILAIGMMLVIIAGHIDLSVGSLTAFIGAMAAVLMVEHDMPWPLAVVLCLAIGAVAGSVQGFFIAYLGIPSFIVTLAGMLLFRGLTEIFLKGQTLGPFPKDLQEIANGFLPEVGPSTNYHNLTLLLGFALIAFVVLQEVRDRKRQQEFALEVLPAKLFLLKLVALVSAVLVVTLLLASYKGAPVVLLILGVLVVGFGYLMRNAIIGRHIYAIGGNLPAAKLSGVKDKKVTFLVFLNMGMLAALAGLVFAARFNAASPKAGLNFELEAIAASFIGGASMSGGVGTVLGAIIGGLVLGVLNNGMNLVGIGTDYQQVIKGFVLLAAVGFDVWNKRKVGS from the coding sequence ATGAGCACGGACGTCACCGACCGGACCCCGGCCCCCGCGCCCCCCGGCAAGAGCAAGGCGGCTTCGGGCGACGGCCTGCTGCAGCTGGTGCTGGACGGCATGCGCCGCAACATGCGTCAGTACGGCATGCTGATGGCGCTCGGCCTGATCGTGGTGCTGTTCGCGGTGTGGTCGGACGGCGACCTGCTGCTGCCGCGCAACGTCTCCAACCTGGTGCTGCAGAACAGCTACATCCTGATCCTCGCGATCGGCATGATGCTCGTCATCATCGCGGGCCACATCGACCTCTCGGTCGGCTCGCTGACGGCGTTCATCGGCGCCATGGCCGCCGTGCTGATGGTCGAACACGACATGCCCTGGCCGCTCGCGGTGGTGCTGTGCCTGGCCATCGGCGCGGTCGCGGGCTCGGTGCAGGGGTTCTTCATCGCCTACCTCGGCATTCCGTCGTTCATCGTGACCCTCGCGGGCATGCTGCTCTTCCGCGGTCTGACGGAGATCTTCCTGAAGGGGCAGACCCTCGGCCCCTTCCCGAAGGACCTGCAGGAGATAGCCAACGGCTTCCTGCCCGAGGTCGGGCCGAGCACCAACTACCACAACCTCACGCTGCTGCTGGGCTTCGCGCTGATCGCCTTCGTGGTGCTCCAGGAGGTCCGTGACCGCAAGCGCCAGCAGGAGTTCGCCCTGGAGGTGCTGCCGGCCAAGCTCTTCCTGCTGAAGCTGGTCGCCCTCGTCTCGGCCGTCCTCGTGGTCACCCTGCTGCTCGCCAGCTACAAGGGCGCACCGGTCGTGCTGCTCATCCTCGGTGTGCTGGTCGTCGGGTTCGGCTACCTGATGCGCAACGCGATCATCGGCCGCCACATCTACGCCATCGGCGGCAACCTGCCCGCGGCCAAGCTGTCGGGTGTGAAGGACAAGAAGGTCACCTTCCTGGTCTTCCTGAACATGGGCATGCTCGCGGCCCTGGCGGGTCTGGTCTTCGCCGCCCGCTTCAACGCGGCCTCTCCCAAGGCGGGCCTCAACTTCGAGCTGGAGGCCATCGCCGCCTCGTTCATCGGCGGCGCGTCGATGAGCGGCGGCGTGGGCACGGTCCTCGGCGCGATCATCGGTGGTCTGGTCCTGGGCGTGCTGAACAACGGTATGAACCTCGTGGGTATCGGAACCGACTACCAGCAGGTCATCAAGGGCTTCGTCCTGCTGGCCGCGGTCGGGTTCGACGTATGGAACAAGCGCAAGGTCGGCTCGTAA